In a genomic window of Brettanomyces nanus chromosome 1, complete sequence:
- a CDS encoding uncharacterized protein (BUSCO:EOG09343H8V~EggNog:ENOG41) gives MDGLLKWSLAQQGGNDEAKERAGKPDPNALAQLLGMGHFKDDPSLMKESAEVLNNKESTKDQLKIAFGNMELLIENLDNANNLKNMDLWPAVLQHLNNEDPDIQALACSCIGSAVQNNPRSQNDFLDQCKSSNSEWFDTILKHALDTDPDHNQLKMKALYALSSITRHNATAYKLFEVLDGWKVVSAVLNDAEASSKLKLRALSLLTSLLSEEEEDADLSSEQGREKIRRIQEDKVVDSMIKTLDSDGDINCNDRIIHLLAVLISHGYKFKGDEVSQISLKLKQLEPIKDRLNEDDLKTLKSVLS, from the coding sequence ATGGATGGATTATTGAAATGGTCTCTTGCACAGCAAGGAGGTAATGATGAGGCCAAAGAACGTGCTGGAAAACCGGATCCAAACGCGCTAGCCCAGTTATTGGGTATGGGACATTTTAAAGATGACCCTTCTCTGATGAAAGAAAGTGCAGAAGTGCTTAATAACAAAGAATCCACGAAAGATCAGTTGAAAATAGCCTTTGGAAATATGGAATTGCTAATAGAGAACTTGGATAATGCgaacaacttgaagaatatggaTCTTTGGCCCGCTGTTTTACAGCATTTGAATAATGAGGACCCTGATATCCAAGCTTTAGCATGCTCCTGTATCGGTTCTGCCGTTCAGAATAATCCACGTTCACAGAACGATTTTTTGGATCAGTGTAAAAGTAGCAACTCTGAATGGTTCGATACGATTTTGAAGCATGCCCTTGATACTGACCCAGATCATAATCAGCTTAAGATGAAGGCATTGTATGCGTTGTCCAGCATCACGAGGCACAATGCCACTGCCTACAAACTGTTTGAAGTATTGGATGGGTGGAAGGTAGTTTCTGCAGTATTGAATGATGCAGAGGCTTCCAGCAAATTGAAGCTGAGGGCATTATCCTTACTTACTTCTCTACTTtctgaggaggaggaggacGCCGACCTTTCTAGTGAACAAGGCCGGGAGAAGATTCGGAGAattcaagaagataaagTAGTGGATTCCATGATTAAAACATTGGACAGTGATGGAGACATTAACTGCAATGACCGTATTATTCACCTACTAGCAGTGTTGATCAGCCATGGATACAAATTCAAAGGAGACGAGGTCTCTCAGATTTCCCTTAAATTGAAGCAACTTGAACCAATAAAGGATCGTCTTAACGAGGACGACCTCAAAACACTAAAGTCAGTACTTTCATAG
- a CDS encoding uncharacterized protein (EggNog:ENOG41), with translation MFFTLVNRTLTAILIAGATLCLLFIILSGAVNHSPFNQFYWLQAHTADIKNAGGSVTRWTYWGVCHPNSVNSSKNGNCTQLGPDIPLSPFDNFGNSTSLPHEFVSNRDTYYYLSRFSFPLLFVAFGFSAISFIGQFLTPCWAAMRHVTFFFVSLGLIFCLAGAACQTAVSVLARKQFTNSKMAAKIGASMFGLVWAATACLLIVFFLTCCSSLRKAYTVHRETYANDRALELNEAQQQDGFQPIVPGQTLADGSQPQLATVPGGSAPVGVQQTLSPSETGDDYLQSQGALPSNEGGIRFFKIKRNNKNTDEESL, from the coding sequence ATGTTCTTTACTTTAGTCAATAGGACCCTCACGGCTATTCTAATTGCCGGTGCCACTCTTTGTCTTTTGTTTATTATCCTTTCTGGTGCCGTCAACCATTCCCCTTTCAATCAATTCTACTGGTTACAGGCTCATACTGCAGACATAAAAAATGCGGGGGGTAGTGTTACCAGATGGACTTACTGGGGTGTCTGCCATCCTAACAGTGTGAATTCCTCAAAGAACGGCAACTGTACTCAGTTGGGTCCAGATATCCCTCTTTCTCCATTCGATAACTTTGGAAACAGCACCAGCTTGCCTCACGAATTCGTTAGCAACAGAGACACTTACTACTATCTTTCGAGATTTTCTTTCCCATTGTTGTTCGTAGCCTTTGGGTTTTCTGCTATTTCCTTCATCGGTCAATTCCTCACTCCTTGCTGGGCTGCCATGAGACATGttactttcttctttgtctcCCTTGGTCTCATCTTTTGTCTTGCAGGTGCTGCTTGTCAAACTGCCGTTTCCGTGTTGGCAAGAAAGCAATTCACTAACTCTAAAATGGCTGCCAAGATTGGCGCTTCCATGTTTGGATTGGTTTGGGCTGCTACTGCTTGTCTTCTCattgtcttctttctaaCATGCTGTTCTTCTCTGCGCAAGGCTTATACTGTTCACAGAGAAACTTATGCCAATGATCGGGCTCTTGAATTGAACGAGGCTCAACAACAGGACGGTTTCCAACCTATCGTTCCTGGCCAGACATTGGCTGACGGTTCGCAACCTCAACTGGCCACTGTTCCTGGTGGTTCTGCTCCGGTCGGTGTCCAGCAAACACTTTCTCCAAGCGAAACTGGCGATGACTATCTCCAGTCTCAAGGAGCACTTCCTTCCAACGAGGGAGGTATcaggttcttcaaaattaAGAGAAATAACAAGAATACCGATGAGGAATCTCTATAA
- a CDS encoding uncharacterized protein (EggNog:ENOG41) — MEEKYIGLALAVSSSFAIGSSFVLTKLGLLKDGSRGESYTYVKNPVWILGTALMAIGEIANFAAYTFAPPILVTPLGALSVIIGAVLAAIFLKETLGVLGKMGCAICLLGSVIIVLHAPGDKEVTTVDEILDYAARPMFLLYATAVVVFSFFMIYKVAPKYGSQNPMVYISICSAVGSISVCAIKAFGIALKLTFGGSNQFTHVSTYLFIITVVVCILTQMTFFNKALAQFDTSIVNPLYYVTFTTATLLASFILFSGFNTTSAVDVISLLCGFLIIFSGVYILNISRKNPEEVSREEFFSTNKDGLSDISLNNDISAYQIRKSIETKRPKLHQGTTSINNTDQYYQIPNENSASSARRSDSFEL; from the coding sequence atggaagagaaatatATAGGTTTAGCACTAGCCGTCTCGTCTTCTTTTGCCATAGGCTCATCCTTTGTTCTCACAAAACTCGGCCTCTTAAAAGATGGATCACGTGGTGAGTCCTATACTTACGTCAAGAACCCTGTTTGGATTTTAGGTACTGCTCTTATGGCCATTGGAGAAATAGCCAACTTTGCTGCCTATACTTTTGCACCGCCTATCCTAGTCACTCCTTTGGGTGCTCTTTCCGTCATTATTGGTGCCGTTCTTGCAGCCATATTTCTCAAGGAAACCTTGGGTGTTCTTGGAAAGATGGGATGTGCCATTTGTTTGCTTGGATCCGTCATTATTGTTCTTCATGCTCCTGGTGATAAGGAGGTGACCACAGTCGACGAAATATTGGATTATGCTGCTCGTCCCATGTTTCTACTGTATGCTACTGCAGTGGTAGTGTTTTCCTTCTTTATGATCTACAAAGTTGCGCCTAAGTACGGCTCGCAGAATCCTATGGTGTACATTTCAATCTGCTCTGCGGTCGGTTCCATTTCTGTTTGTGCCATTAAGGCTTTTGGTATTGCTCTTAAGTTGACATTTGGTGGAAGTAACCAGTTTACACACGTCTCCACCTACCTATTTATTATCACAGTTGTTGTCTGCATTTTGACACAGATGacctttttcaataagGCCTTAGCACAGTTCGATACTTCCATTGTCAATCCGCTCTACTATGTTACTTTCACTACAGCCACActtttggcttcttttATTCTATTCTCTGGTTTTAATACCacttctgctgttgatgtCATATCTTTACTCTGCGGCTTCCTTATCATATTTTCCGGTGTATACATTCTCAACATTTCAAGGAAAAATCCTGAGGAGGTTAGTCGTGAAGAGTTTTTCTCTACCAATAAGGATGGATTAAGTGATATCTCCTTGAACAATGATATCTCTGCCTATCAGATCCGAAAGTCCATTGAAACGAAAAGACCAAAACTACATCAGGGTACAACCAGCATTAACAATACCGACCAGTATTATCAGATTCCTAACGAAAATTCAGCCTCTTCAGCTAGAAGATCGGATAGTTTCGAATTGTGA
- a CDS encoding uncharacterized protein (EggNog:ENOG41): MSIYLTNRNKMGKELIRENLVKPYVHTPLDKSTKASDFAASNFPMVAMFMRNKALSWSALFIAVQSYLNDPLIKDPSDQSQPAILKVVFAFVAVTTSYLDILFPQMNPAVNMQAINAAAAATATATATAATVTAATGSN, encoded by the exons ATGTCCATTTACCTTACAAACAGAAATAAAATGGGTAAAGAACTTATTAGAGAAAATCTTGTCAAACC TTACGTCCACACTCCATTGGATAAGAGTACAAAGGCATCAGACTTTGCTGCCTCTAACTTCCCCATGGTGGCTATGTTCATGAGAAACAAGGCTCTCTCATGGTCTGCATTGTTTATTGCTGTGCAGTCTTATTTGAACGATCCTCTAATTAAAGATCCTTCAGATCAGTCGCAGCCTGCCATATTGAAGGTGGTATTCGCATTCGTTGCAGTGACCACTAGTTATTTAGATATATTATTTCCTCAGATGAACCCTGCTGTTAACATGCAGGCTATTaatgctgctgctgctgccactGCCACTGCCACTGCCACTGCCGCTACGGTTACTGCTGCCACCGGATCTAACTAG
- a CDS encoding uncharacterized protein (BUSCO:EOG093431SX) has product MDAIADRAFVDVQSGKGNLHRVVDETPSLLIVILDVSPLEWKKLMDSGTLDFKNVVSALLVMLNSHMALNSGNKVALYIANSYLHGAELVYPWFDDRDDSSDGSEQNSKRRRMNADNILKASGIYRQFRIVDESIVDKLDSLIKEEPSKLKSMVNKGNTHIKGTLSGALSQALSYINRLQKSDEHSGLKARVLCISVSGDSALPYVSIMNSIFAAQKMKISVDVCKLGPDSTFLQQASDATNGVYIHINNPDGLIQYLSTALFIDPLLRPIVVLPTNTSIDFRASCFITNKLVDVGYVCSVCLCILSVIPDDERCPTCHSKFDHNLITRLKRKPKVLPLKMGNKRKKRVVDK; this is encoded by the coding sequence ATGGATGCAATTGCAGATAGAGCATTTGTGGATGTGCAAAGTGGTAAAGGAAACCTCCACAGGGTTGTGGATGAGACACCTTCCCTTCTCATAGTAATTCTCGATGTTAGTCCATTAGagtggaagaagttgatggaTTCAGGCACTTTagatttcaaaaatgtTGTGTCTGCTTTACTTGTGATGCTCAACTCTCATATGGCTTTAAACAGTGGCAATAAAGTTGCTCTATATATAGCGAACAGCTATTTGCATGGTGCTGAGTTGGTATATCCATGGTTTGATGACCGGGACGATAGTAGTGACGGTAGCGAACAGAATAGTAAGAGGCGCAGAATGAATGCTGACAATATCTTGAAAGCTTCTGGAATATACAGGCAGTTTCGAATCGTCGATGAGAGTATCGTGGATAAGTTGGATAGCCTTATAAAAGAGGAGCCGAGCAAGTTAAAGAGTATGGTGAATAAAGGAAACACACATATCAAGGGAACTCTATCTGGGGCTCTTTCACAGGCTTTAAGTTACATAAATCGGCTGCAGAAATCAGACGAGCATTCAGGTTTAAAGGCCCGAGTGCTGTGTATCAGTGTCAGTGGAGACTCTGCTCTTCCCTACGTTTCTATCATGAACTCGATATTTGCAGcacagaagatgaagatttcTGTTGATGTGTGTAAGCTTGGACCCGACTCAACGTTCTTGCAGCAGGCCTCGGACGCTACAAATGGCGTTTATATACATATTAACAATCCGGATGGGTTGATTCAGTATCTTTCGACAGCACTATTCATTGATCCACTGCTTCGACCCATTGTGGTTCTGCCTACAAACACTTCCATTGACTTCAGAGCATCATGTTTCATTACGAATAAGTTGGTTGACGTGGGCTACGTATGCTCTGTGTGTTTGTGTATTTTAAGTGTTATCCCTGACGATGAAAGGTGTCCTACATGTCATTCCAAGTTCGATCACAACTTAATAACGAGGCTAAAGAGGAAGCCAAAGGTTTTGCCTTTAAAAATGGGTAATAAGAGGAAAAAGCGGGTAGTAGATAAGTAG
- a CDS encoding uncharacterized protein (EggNog:ENOG41~BUSCO:EOG093403JV) has protein sequence MSVIDPCWFDESCFEELSRQKLFDLKRYLIKRRNYIDEQTGQIVFLNKVPRRILNALSKNHVNIETTDYRTVACDAMAVWLSRASQLVYSQKSATRIRYAQELSSFVSTDTADSLLHYVIDFWTDSGSPLGNALKEMFIKLMSFITATEDDQFRKQLFQKWTLEALQIPYSMRVFYFLIEHLYKQVEPADFILQKRPTFVRDSLEYIWSSSLATNVGKAIVMVLRNMYSSENESEWMDCWCDDLIISLKNLQLRQGIETYLLPQLFKISKTATEAFLKRVNSENDITMLLGCLTVAQSTSIIIEPFDGENPLLSLHTVESLLIQDDEYFKVTAFSLLVSCPKHSSPIKPYLYDLISSCLDALFSEMNVETRNKMFSLLKKFILRIRDSTHKLQRDYKNMESKDPERFVEEIESKKHDIELGRQFLQNLLDFSVFNLKPGSSHQRKAFAFMVLLALIHSGLDSRVREEHHDKFKVVHYPFDVAVYSSYLLRVMIDNISDDYEDNRNSAVNVLSISPLSLTNTDLKLAKVRALQLLADLKGKNVDSGARFFCFLFQLYQNNNEKDSCRELLSSLNDHLAQGIAIAKSDIASACFKYSIQGYFAAFKLIIEIIDFDKTFRDDKFMIDMLNRLIYQAIDGWNVSKGVLQHDSPEGNLPKEIEKSYSPELEATYGKGTQIISSYAWRTLKESTGMLEIAIINAPLNKEQLLKIGPLLMKQLATIRHRGAFSAVYPTFVACCLRCHKTPEISLVTRDWLKSNLQLITEKSNFITRRSAGIPFLINGILTADPELAGPTFDKLMVIAQEPADADQTMENVSLPQVNAFNCIKAFFVDKALSEVSVLYIDRAMELALQSFESPIWAIRNCAVMLFTALENRMFSSRKLRNNFLPTYPAKLFFTKFGSIKETFLRNLQQAIESGLSDARQVQRIFPILTIMGRLDPTPNYTSLDAFRPLILQCLCSKQWKVREMAARSLPALLSSHKALRWELAERLSTVTSTTKDLNMAHGALLASKELLFRLREGLFGWSREASSIDLTAQSMISEVKKIVMSKLDDVLAIPCYPIQLEYFKLVSTFHDLTDYGTELDCMQNWLADHVNLGSRLNGGKQLAVSEACQIVLEHRLSQKTIFRIVVSECLLSELYEVQKSALTFCENHEDEMTAEEANDVVRCLWKLVQLPAWTYIKARSLKLLNELLVKKGVTSSQGSELDRIKLLMALLSSSESANKFLKLACIEALGPLVGKSLALEKTPGLDSFFVIWLEKVRLLVDDDLEYPERSAALRSLIGFNTNYFHDERSSEISKEEMKVVALLFRFLSDDDHELRDLVSQHLSTVVLGLDFTLVPAMTEKRMVDWLKGIIVANKALVELVFDSSCFVFFNYNQKFRDLFTKDLLLFKFEKQNLYRDEINRADQLNQILLEVEIAPDCEALTTYADAIARNVSDITNWIIKEHPVDGCLGWSLDEAKMEFVYENLQGLSTLIKIGRFPKNSELVEQTKKAFTNAELQIHPLLVNTVTSM, from the coding sequence ATGTCTGTCATTGATCCATGCTGGTTTGACGAGTCttgctttgaagaactaAGCCGTCAGAAGCTATTCGACCTTAAGAGATACCTCATAAAGCGTCGAAACTATATCGATGAACAAACTGGGCAGATTGTCTTCTTGAACAAGGTTCCTAGAAGAATCTTGAACGCTCTTTCGAAGAATCATGTCAACATTGAAACCACAGACTATCGTACAGTGGCGTGTGATGCTATGGCTGTGTGGTTGTCTAGAGCATCTCAATTAGTGTATTCACAGAAGTCAGCCACGAGGATTCGATACGCCCAGGAATTGAGCTCGTTTGTTTCCACCGATACAGCAGACTCGCTTCTCCATTATGTCATTGACTTTTGGACGGATTCAGGATCTCCTCTTGGAAATGCTCTGAAAGAAATGTTcatcaagttgatgagCTTCATTACGGCcactgaagatgatcagTTTAGGAAACAGCTATTTCAAAAGTGGACTTTAGAGGCTTTGCAAATTCCTTATTCGATGAGAGTCTTTTATTTTCTGATAGAGCATCTCTATAAGCAGGTTGAGCCTGCTGATTTTATTCTCCAAAAGAGACCAACCTTTGTTAGAGACTCATTAGAATACATATGGTCAAGCTCTTTGGCTACAAATGTTGGCAAGGCCATAGTTATGGTGCTTAGAAACATGTATAGCAGTGAGAATGAATCCGAATGGATGGATTGCTGGTGCGATGATCTAATCATTAGTCTCAAGAACCTCCAGTTAAGACAAGGTATAGAAACTTACCTTTTACCtcaacttttcaagatctcaaAGACTGCCACAGAGGCATTTCTCAAGCGAGTCAATTCTGAGAATGATATCACCATGCTACTAGGCTGTCTTACCGTTGCACAATCTACTTCTATCATTATAGAGCCATTTGATGGCGAGAATCCCCTTCTTTCCTTGCATACTGTGGAAAGCCTGCTGATTCAGGACGATGAGTATTTCAAAGTCACTGCATTTTCCTTACTAGTGAGTTGTCCCAAGCATTCTAGTCCCATCAAACCCTATTTATATGATCTTATTAGCTCCTGCCTGGATGCATTGTTTTCAGAAATGAACGTGGAAACTAGAAATAAGATGTTTTCTCTGCTAAAGAAGTTCATTTTGAGAATTAGAGACTCTACTCATAAATTACAAAGGGACTATAAAAATATGGAGTCAAAGGATCCTGAGCGGTTCGTAGAAGAAATCGAATCGAAAAAGCATGACATTGAGTTGGGCCGGCAGTTCTTACAGAATCTGCTGGACTTTTCGGTGTTTAATTTGAAGCCTGGGTCTTCACACCAGCGGAAGGCTTTTGCCTTTATGGTATTGCTTGCTCTTATTCATTCTGGATTGGACTCAAGAGTGAGAGAGGAGCATCATGATAAGTTTAAAGTTGTTCATTATCCGTTTGATGTTGCAGTCTATTCTTCATATTTACTGCGAGTTATGATCGACAATATCTCCGATGATTACGAGGATAACAGGAATAGTGCTGTGAATGTCCTTTCTATATCCCCCCTTTCTCTGACCAACACCGATTTGAAGCTTGCCAAAGTTAGAGCATTACAGCTGTTGGCAGATCTCAAAGGTAAAAACGTTGATTCTGGAGCacgtttcttttgtttcttgtttCAGTTGTATCAGAATAATAACGAGAAGGACTCCTGTCGAGAACTTCTTTCGAGCTTGAACGACCACTTGGCACAAGGAATCGCCATAGCCAAGAGCGATATTGCTTCTGCATGTTTTAAATATAGCATTCAGGGGTATTTTGCTGCCTTTAAGCTTATTATTGAGATAATTGACTTTGATAAAACTTTTCGGGATGACAAATTCATGATAGATATGCTCAATAGACTTATTTATCAGGCTATTGATGGCTGGAATGTATCCAAAGGGGTATTACAGCATGATTCTCCAGAGGGTAACTTACCCaaggagattgagaagAGTTACAGTCCAGAGCTGGAAGCTACATATGGTAAGGGAACTCAGATAATATCCAGTTATGCTTGGAGAACGCTGAAAGAGTCCACCGGTATGCTCGAAATTGCCATAATCAACGCACCGCTCAATAAGGAGCAGCTATTAAAGATTGGACCTCTCCTAATGAAACAGCTTGCCACTATTCGTCATAGAGGTGCATTCTCAGCTGTTTATCCAACATTTGTGGCCTGCTGCTTGCGATGTCATAAAACACCAGAGATTTCTCTAGTAACTAGGGATTGGTTGAAATCCAATTTACAACTGATTACCGAAAAATCCAACTTCATCACCCGTCGATCCGCTGGCATTCCTTTCCTTATTAACGGTATTCTTACTGCTGATCCTGAACTGGCTGGGCCTACATTCGACAAGTTAATGGTTATAGCCCAAGAACCGGCAGATGCTGACCAAACTATGGAAAACGTCAGCCTTCCTCAGGTGAACGCTTTCAATTGCATTAAAGCTTTCTTTGTAGACAAAGCATTGTCGGAAGTTTCCGTGTTATATATTGACAGAGCTATGGAGTTGGCGCTACAATCGTTTGAATCACCAATATGGGCTATAAGAAACTGTGCAGTGATGCTTTTCACTGCCCTTGAGAACAGAATGTTTTCATCCAGGAAGCTTCGTAATAATTTCTTACCAACTTATCCTGCAAAGCTTTTCTTTACGAAGTTTGGCTCCATCAAGGAAACATTTCTCAGAAACTTGCAACAGGCTATTGAATCAGGTCTCAGTGATGCTCGTCAGGTGCAGAGAATTTTCCCCATTCTTACGATTATGGGTAGACTAGATCCGACTCCAAACTACACGAGTTTGGATGCCTTCCGCCCGTTGATATTGCAATGCTTGTGCAGTAAGCAGTGGAAAGTGAGAGAGATGGCAGCAAGATCTCTTCCTGCTTTGCTCTCGTCGCATAAAGCTTTGAGATGGGAGCTTGCCGAAAGACTTTCTACTGTGACATCAACTACTAAAGATTTGAATATGGCCCATGGTGCATTGTTGGCATCGAAGGAGTTGCTCTTCCGATTGAGGGAAGGACTCTTTGGCTGGTCCAGAGAGGCCTCATCAATCGACCTGACGGCCCAGTCGATGATATCagaggtgaagaaaattgtCATGTCGAAGTTAGATGATGTGCTAGCCATCCCATGCTACCCTATTCAACTAGAATACTTTAAATTGGTTTCCACGTTTCATGACTTAACTGACTATGGCACTGAGCTTGATTGTATGCAGAACTGGTTGGCAGATCACGTCAATTTGGGCTCAAGATTAAATGGCGGCAAACAATTGGCAGTGAGTGAAGCATGTCAGATAGTTTTAGAGCATCGCTTGTCTCAGAAGACGATTTTCCGAATAGTTGTCAGTGAGTGTTTGTTATCTGAATTGTATGAGGTCCAAAAAAGCGCTCTTACATTTTGTGAGAACCATGAGGATGAGATGACAGCTGAAGAAGCTAACGATGTTGTAAGGTGTCTATGGAAATTGGTTCAACTGCCAGCTTGGACTTATATCAAAGCTCGTTCTTTGAAGCTCCTTAACGAGCttttggtgaagaagggAGTAACCTCTTCTCAGGGTTCTGAACTAGACAGGATTAAACTATTGATGGCATTATTGTCGTCTTCAGAATCTGCTAACAAGTTTCTCAAACTTGCCTGCATTGAAGCGCTTGGACCACTGGTTGGTAAAAGTTTGGCACTAGAGAAAACTCCAGGATTGgactctttctttgtgATATGGCTTGAAAAGGTTAGGTTGTtggttgatgatgatctaGAATACCCGGAGAGAAGTGCTGCATTAAGATCTTTGATTGGTTTCAACACAAACTACTTTCatgatgaaagaagcagcgagatttccaaagaagaaatgaaagtTGTGGCATTGTTGTTTAGATTCCttagtgatgatgatcacGAGCTTCGTGATTTGGTTTCTCAGCATTTGTCTACTGTTGTTTTGGGACTCGATTTCACTCTTGTTCCAGCAATGACTGAGAAGAGAATGGTTGATTGGTTAAAGGGCATTATAGTGGCTAATAAAGCACTTGTTGAACTTGTTTTCGACTCGTCCTGCTTTGTGTTTTTCAATTATAACCAGAAGTTTCGAGATCTCTTTACTAAGGATCTGTTATTATTCAAATTTGAGAAGCAGAACTTGTATAGAGATGAGATTAATAGAGCAGATCAGTTGAACcagattcttctggaagtcGAAATTGCACCTGATTGTGAGGCTCTAACCACGTACGCTGATGCTATCGCACGCAATGTCTCAGATATTACCAATTGGATTATTAAGGAGCATCCTGTAGATGGATGCCTAGGCTGGTCGTTGGACGAAGCTAAGATGGAGTTTGTATATGAGAATCTTCAAGGACTGTCTACTCTCATTAAGATAGGCAGGTTCCCGAAAAACAGCGAATTGGTGGAGCAGACCAAAAAAGCCTTTACCAATGCTGAGCTCCAGATACACCCTCTACTTGTGAACACAGTTACCAGTATGTAA
- the TIF11 gene encoding Translation initiation factor 1A (BUSCO:EOG093448XP), whose product MGNRGKGKGGKNRRRGKHENYSQKRELVLREEDQEYAQITKMLGNGRVEATCFDGEKRIAHIRGKLRKKVWMQQGDIVLVALRDFQDKQCDVVHKYNSDEARTLVSMGELPEGAKINQTGTFDMDEDEDANFEFGTGSADDTDEELDIDNI is encoded by the coding sequence ATGGGTAACAGAGGTAAAGGtaaaggaggaaaaaatagaagaagaggaaagcATGAAAACTACTCTCAAAAGAGAGAGCTTGTACTCAGAGAAGAGGACCAGGAATACGCACAAATCACAAAGATGTTAGGTAACGGACGTGTTGAAGCAACATGTTTTgatggagagaagagaattGCACATATCCGAGgaaaattgagaaagaaggtttGGATGCAGCAGGGAGATATTGTATTGGTTGCATTAAGGGATTTCCAAGATAAACAATGTGATGTGGTGCACAAATATAACTCTGATGAGGCCAGAACGTTGGTTTCAATGGGCGAATTACCGGAAGGTGCTAAGATCAACCAAACCGGTACGTTTGATATGGACGAGGATGAGGACGCCAACTTTGAGTTTGGCACTGGAAGTGCAGACGATACTGATGAGGAATTGGATATTGATAATATTTGA